The following proteins are co-located in the Amyelois transitella isolate CPQ chromosome W, ilAmyTran1.1, whole genome shotgun sequence genome:
- the LOC132904022 gene encoding uncharacterized protein LOC132904022, with product MTSKIVKCASCNVVINELLAFLANVLDYMDEESIHQLVSSSFSVEKIAEAKSLLYDSLPNAKKMPIRRKEGKKRMARDLDDIIGVMKSTSAEVLPIFVAKDLHLVPSVGFDHIDCSRLLKDIARLQNQVSSLQQVAVTIDMFENLKYEMENLKHASIIPMDACRSRSLVNNRRGACLQDSLYDLNSGPIGLQYVPIKTVRVSTDEVNDHSTPARASTRPSKSVSFTREQVNATDDLERHVEACTAVPTCESGKDSKTGPIEDCAVSETETSRCTMMAEAQVSVTEVSLIPQTEGVCAVATCGERVDVNNPLMVSDRSAVSSVCAGVRSYSDQRSEFMVKNCTQVQVSDDEWQVVQSKSAKRYKLIGQKGRAAIAPDVKFKAADVKIPLFISNVSKETCEEDIINYIKEKTNVCVSLKLIKMKSLKKYNAYKLFVPKNRVDMFLDGALWPDGITFRRFVKFLYGTKQGDRNVKVKKDS from the coding sequence ATgacttcgaaaatagtaaaGTGCGCGAGTTGCAACGTTGTTATTAACGAACTTCTTGCATTTCTGGCTAATGTGTTAGATTATATGGATGAGGAGAGCATCCATCAGTTGGTTAGTTCCTCTTTCAGTGTCGAAAAAATTGCGGAAGCGAAGTCATTGTTGTATGACTCTTTGCCCAATGCCAAGAAAATGCCAATACGAAGAAAGGAGGGCAAGAAAAGAATGGCGCGAGATTTGGATGATATTATTGGTGTTATGAAGTCGACGAGTGCAGAAGTCCTTCCAATATTTGTGGCTAAGGACTTACATCTCGTACCGAGCGTTGGTTTTGATCACATTGATTGCTCACGTTTGCTTAAAGATATTGCGAGACTTCAGAACCAAGTAAGCTCGTTGCAGCAGGTAGCCGTTACGATAGACATGTTTGAAAACCTTAAATATGAGATGGAAAACTTGAAGCATGCATCGATTATTCCAATGGATGCTTGCCGTTCCCGCAGTTTGGTAAACAACAGAAGAGGAGCGTGTCTGCAAGATAGTTTGTATGACTTAAATAGCGGGCCTATAGGTCTACAATATGTTCCGATAAAAACTGTGCGGGTATCTACGGATGAGGTCAATGACCACTCGACTCCTGCGCGTGCATCGACCCGCCCGAGTAAGTCTGTCTCCTTTACACGCGAGCAAGTGAACGCAACAGACGATCTCGAGAGACACGTGGAGGCCTGTACTGCGGTTCCGACATGCGAGAGCGGAAAGGACAGCAAAACTGGTCCCATAGAAGACTGCGCAGTGAGTGAGACAGAGACGTCGCGATGTACAATGATGGCGGAGGCGCAGGTGAGCGTAACCGAAGTATCATTAATACCTCAAACGGAGGGAGTTTGTGCTGTTGCTACGTGCGGCGAGCGCGTAGATGTAAACAATCCGCTAATGGTGAGCGATCGATCAGCTGTTTCTAGTGTTTGTGCGGGAGTGCGTAGCTATAGCGATCAAAGAAGTGAATTTATGGTGAAAAATTGCACGCAAGTGCAAGTAAGTGATGATGAATGGCAGGTTGTTCAGTCCAAATCGgctaaaagatataaattgaTTGGTCAAAAAGGTCGCGCAGCGATCGCTCCCgatgttaaatttaaagccGCGGATGTGAAAATTCCTTTGTTTATCTCAAATGTTAGCAAAGAAACGTGTGAAGAggacattattaattatattaaagaaaaaacaaacgtATGCGTGTCgttgaaattgataaaaatgaaatctttgaaaaaatataatgcgtACAAATTGTTTGTACCTAAGAATAGGGTTGATATGTTTTTAGATGGCGCTCTGTGGCCAGATGGCATTACGTTTAGGCGGTTTGTTAAGTTTTTGTATGGAACTAAACAAGGAGACCGCAATGTTAAAGTCAAAAAAGATTCTTAA
- the LOC132904236 gene encoding uncharacterized protein K02A2.6-like isoform X2, with the protein MEKPSLNGMRSGPIFERLCEEPITKKLADLLDIALNKEAVLHERQAPVHRVTKSTKSTISQSSKSQGCNDEDHLNNLKEVLKRFKEVGIRLNKSKCLFFQNEINYLGHIISKEGLKKDPAKLEAIINAPVPNNVTEVRSWIGMVGYYSKFVPQLSVKLKPMYDLLQKDRKFIWTKVCNDSFEQVKKEIVSDNILIHFNRDLPLRLSCDASQNGIVAVLSHILPDGTDRPISFISRVYSKAEKGYSMIHKEALAIYWAVQKFYQYLVGSKFELQSDHKPLQALFGEHKSLPQMAAGRLQRWSTFLSGFNYTFKYIKGMHNVIADCMSRLPLQNNSCIKQTNEYEYINLVADQNIVNLNLVRSETRKDPILSSVFNMIRYGFPKFTQNNSLKPYLQKKNELYIDQNVIMWGYRVVIPEKLRSHLLKELHSTHEGIVKMKCNARSYFWWPGLDMQIENLIKSCDVCMTYRSEPPKAPIISWPRTKVPYERVHADFLGPIDNKMILLIIDSYSKWPEAFIVKSLDSKQTVERFRECFSRFGLPKVVVTDNAATFISKEFSEFLSKNGIVHETSPPFHPATNGFAENAVKTFKSALLKALKDKSNHNTSFETLMNRYLFHYRNSIHIVTGVSPSQLMFQRKLRTRLDLLSIPNVKAYDKGGKRKEAFKEGDIVYCRDYRNPNKKQFVKAMIDEVLGKRTYYCKVLNENLIWKRHLDQIISATQDYENIEDTVDKSYNVEPIDTSDKNSTGGEKIVITQTISPQGEQPQKPISPVNSETVLPLAEEGNSSFNSPTVQTTSEISSPGLRRSVRVRKAPQRLNL; encoded by the exons ATGGAGAAACCATCACTAAATG GCATGAGAAGTGGGCCTATTTTTGAAAGGCTGTGTGAAGAACCTATTACTAAGAAGTTGGCTGATTTGTTGGACATAGCATTGAATAAGGAAGCAGTATTACATGAAAGACAAGCACCAGTGCATCGGGTCACTAAATCTACCAAGTCCACAATTTCACAAAGTTCCAAGTCTCAAG GATGCAATGATGAGGACCATTTAAATAATCTCAAGGAGGtgttaaaaagatttaaagagGTTGGAATAAGATTGAATAagtcaaaatgtttattttttcaaaatgagATTAATTATCTTGGTCACATTATATCTAAAGAAGGTCTAAAGAAGGATCCAGCTAAATTAGAGGCCATCATCAATGCTCCTGTACCCAATAATGTCACGGAAGTAAGGTCTTGGATTGGTATGGTTGGATATTATTCAAAGTTTGTTCCTCAGTTATcagttaaattaaaaccaatgtatgatttattacaaaagGATAGAAAATTTATATGGACAAAAGTTTGTAATGATAGTTTTGAacaagttaaaaaagaaattgtttctgataatattttaatccaTTTTAATAGAGATTTACCTTTAAGATTGTCTTGTGATGCTTCGCAAAATGGTATAGTTGCTGTACTCAGTCACATTTTGCCGGACGGTACTGACAGGcctattagttttatttcacGTGTTTATAGCAAAGCTGAAAAAGGATACTCGATGATCCATAAGGAAGCTTTAGCAATTTATTGGGCAGTCcaaaaattttatcagtaCTTAGTAGGTTCCAAGTTCGAGTTACAGTCAGACCATAAACCTTTGCAAGCTCTATTTGGAGAACACAAGAGCCTGCCACAAATGGCTGCAGGACGGCTCCAAAGGTGGTCCACATTTTTATCAGgatttaattatacttttaaatatattaaaggaaTGCATAATGTAATAGCTGATTGTATGTCAAGATTGCCATTGCAAAATAATTCTTGTATTAAGCAAACAAATGAATATGAGTATATAAATTTGGTAGCAGaccaaaatattgttaatttaaatttagtcaGGTCAGAAACTAGGAAAGATCCTATTTTAAGTTCAGTATTTAATATGATACGTTATGGATTTCcaaaatttacacaaaataattctCTTAAACCATATTTACAAAAGAAGAACGAACTATATATTGACCAGAATGTTATTATGTGGGGATATAGAGTTGTCATCCCTGAGAAATTAAGATCACATTTACTCAAAGAACTTCATTCTACACATGAAGGCATTGTCAAAATGAAATGTAACGCTAGGTCTTACTTTTGGTGGCCAGGTTTAGATatgcaaattgaaaatttaattaaatcttgtgatgtatgtatgacatatCGTTCAGAACCACCAAAAGCACCAATTATTTCATGGCCAAGAACTAAGGTTCCATATGAGCGTGTACATGCTGATTTTCTAGGGCCAATAGATAATAAGatgattttgttaataattgaTTCTTATAGTAAATGGCCTGAGGCATTTATTGTCAAAAGTTTAGATTCAAAACAGACGGTTGAAAGGTTTAGGGAGTGTTTCAGCCGATTTGGATTACCGAAAGTTGTAGTTACCGATAATGCGGCAACATTTATTAGTAAGGAGTTTTCTGAATTTCTTTCCAAGAACGGGATAGTACATGAAACTTCTCCACCCTTTCATCCGGCTACCAATGGCTTCGCAGAAAATGcagtaaaaacttttaaatctgctcttttaaaagcattaaaagataaaagtaaTCATAATACATCTTTTGAAACATTAAtgaatagatatttatttcattacagaAACTCAATTCATATTGTTACGGGTGTTTCACCTTCTCAGTTGATGTTTCAAAGGAAACTTAGAACTAGATTAGATTTATTGTCCATACCAAATGTAAAAGCTTATGATAAGGGAGGAAAAAGAAAGGAAGCATTTAAAGAAGGAGATATAGTTTATTGTAGAGATTATAGAAACCCTAATAAAAAGCAGTTTGTAAAGGCAATGATAGATGAAGTATTAGGAAAGAGAACATATTattgtaaagttttaaatgaaaatttaatttggaaGCGTCACTTGGATCAAATTATTAGTGCTACTCaagattatgaaaatattgaagataCAGTAGATAAAAGTTATAATGTTGAACCAATTGATACTTCTGATAAGAACAGTACTGGTGGTGAGAAAATTGTAATTACTCAAACCATTTCACCACAGGGTGAACAGCCACAGAAACCTATTAGCCCTGTAAATTCTGAAACTGTTTTGCCTTTAGCTGAAGAAGGTAATTCATCTTTTAATAGTCCCACAGTTCAAACGACTAGTGAAATTAGTAGTCCAGGTTTAAGACGTTCCGTTAGAGTTCGTAAGGCACCCCAACGTCTCAACTTATAA
- the LOC132904236 gene encoding uncharacterized protein K02A2.6-like isoform X1, with product MAAYGVIKPFQDGDDIECFLERLEQYFYANNISKELRTSVLLTMIDEKVYKVIKSTLHPELPKTKTLVELQTALRLRYKTRISHFRKRTAFDKLQQEDGETITKWYARVCDSATECEFGTCIDDRVKDKFVTGMRSGPIFERLCEEPITKKLADLLDIALNKEAVLHERQAPVHRVTKSTKSTISQSSKSQGCNDEDHLNNLKEVLKRFKEVGIRLNKSKCLFFQNEINYLGHIISKEGLKKDPAKLEAIINAPVPNNVTEVRSWIGMVGYYSKFVPQLSVKLKPMYDLLQKDRKFIWTKVCNDSFEQVKKEIVSDNILIHFNRDLPLRLSCDASQNGIVAVLSHILPDGTDRPISFISRVYSKAEKGYSMIHKEALAIYWAVQKFYQYLVGSKFELQSDHKPLQALFGEHKSLPQMAAGRLQRWSTFLSGFNYTFKYIKGMHNVIADCMSRLPLQNNSCIKQTNEYEYINLVADQNIVNLNLVRSETRKDPILSSVFNMIRYGFPKFTQNNSLKPYLQKKNELYIDQNVIMWGYRVVIPEKLRSHLLKELHSTHEGIVKMKCNARSYFWWPGLDMQIENLIKSCDVCMTYRSEPPKAPIISWPRTKVPYERVHADFLGPIDNKMILLIIDSYSKWPEAFIVKSLDSKQTVERFRECFSRFGLPKVVVTDNAATFISKEFSEFLSKNGIVHETSPPFHPATNGFAENAVKTFKSALLKALKDKSNHNTSFETLMNRYLFHYRNSIHIVTGVSPSQLMFQRKLRTRLDLLSIPNVKAYDKGGKRKEAFKEGDIVYCRDYRNPNKKQFVKAMIDEVLGKRTYYCKVLNENLIWKRHLDQIISATQDYENIEDTVDKSYNVEPIDTSDKNSTGGEKIVITQTISPQGEQPQKPISPVNSETVLPLAEEGNSSFNSPTVQTTSEISSPGLRRSVRVRKAPQRLNL from the exons ATGGCGGCATATGGAGTCATAAAACCATTTCAAGATGGTGACGACATTGAATGTTTTTTGGAAAGACTGGAGCAATATTTCTACGCCAACAACATTTCAAAAGAACTTCGGACGTCAGTTTTACTAACAATGATTGACGAAAAAGTTTACAAAGTCATTAAAAGTACATTGCATCCGGAGCTGCCTAAGACGAAAACACTTGTGGAATTACAAACAGCGTTACGCCTGAGATACAAAACCAGAATATCTCATTTTAGAAAAAGGACAGCATTTGACAAATTACAACAAGAAGATGGAGAAACCATCACTAAATGGTACGCAAGAGTTTGTGACTCTGCCACGGAATGTGAATTCGGCACGTGTATTGACGACAGAGTCAAGGACAAGTTTGTTACAGGCATGAGAAGTGGGCCTATTTTTGAAAGGCTGTGTGAAGAACCTATTACTAAGAAGTTGGCTGATTTGTTGGACATAGCATTGAATAAGGAAGCAGTATTACATGAAAGACAAGCACCAGTGCATCGGGTCACTAAATCTACCAAGTCCACAATTTCACAAAGTTCCAAGTCTCAAG GATGCAATGATGAGGACCATTTAAATAATCTCAAGGAGGtgttaaaaagatttaaagagGTTGGAATAAGATTGAATAagtcaaaatgtttattttttcaaaatgagATTAATTATCTTGGTCACATTATATCTAAAGAAGGTCTAAAGAAGGATCCAGCTAAATTAGAGGCCATCATCAATGCTCCTGTACCCAATAATGTCACGGAAGTAAGGTCTTGGATTGGTATGGTTGGATATTATTCAAAGTTTGTTCCTCAGTTATcagttaaattaaaaccaatgtatgatttattacaaaagGATAGAAAATTTATATGGACAAAAGTTTGTAATGATAGTTTTGAacaagttaaaaaagaaattgtttctgataatattttaatccaTTTTAATAGAGATTTACCTTTAAGATTGTCTTGTGATGCTTCGCAAAATGGTATAGTTGCTGTACTCAGTCACATTTTGCCGGACGGTACTGACAGGcctattagttttatttcacGTGTTTATAGCAAAGCTGAAAAAGGATACTCGATGATCCATAAGGAAGCTTTAGCAATTTATTGGGCAGTCcaaaaattttatcagtaCTTAGTAGGTTCCAAGTTCGAGTTACAGTCAGACCATAAACCTTTGCAAGCTCTATTTGGAGAACACAAGAGCCTGCCACAAATGGCTGCAGGACGGCTCCAAAGGTGGTCCACATTTTTATCAGgatttaattatacttttaaatatattaaaggaaTGCATAATGTAATAGCTGATTGTATGTCAAGATTGCCATTGCAAAATAATTCTTGTATTAAGCAAACAAATGAATATGAGTATATAAATTTGGTAGCAGaccaaaatattgttaatttaaatttagtcaGGTCAGAAACTAGGAAAGATCCTATTTTAAGTTCAGTATTTAATATGATACGTTATGGATTTCcaaaatttacacaaaataattctCTTAAACCATATTTACAAAAGAAGAACGAACTATATATTGACCAGAATGTTATTATGTGGGGATATAGAGTTGTCATCCCTGAGAAATTAAGATCACATTTACTCAAAGAACTTCATTCTACACATGAAGGCATTGTCAAAATGAAATGTAACGCTAGGTCTTACTTTTGGTGGCCAGGTTTAGATatgcaaattgaaaatttaattaaatcttgtgatgtatgtatgacatatCGTTCAGAACCACCAAAAGCACCAATTATTTCATGGCCAAGAACTAAGGTTCCATATGAGCGTGTACATGCTGATTTTCTAGGGCCAATAGATAATAAGatgattttgttaataattgaTTCTTATAGTAAATGGCCTGAGGCATTTATTGTCAAAAGTTTAGATTCAAAACAGACGGTTGAAAGGTTTAGGGAGTGTTTCAGCCGATTTGGATTACCGAAAGTTGTAGTTACCGATAATGCGGCAACATTTATTAGTAAGGAGTTTTCTGAATTTCTTTCCAAGAACGGGATAGTACATGAAACTTCTCCACCCTTTCATCCGGCTACCAATGGCTTCGCAGAAAATGcagtaaaaacttttaaatctgctcttttaaaagcattaaaagataaaagtaaTCATAATACATCTTTTGAAACATTAAtgaatagatatttatttcattacagaAACTCAATTCATATTGTTACGGGTGTTTCACCTTCTCAGTTGATGTTTCAAAGGAAACTTAGAACTAGATTAGATTTATTGTCCATACCAAATGTAAAAGCTTATGATAAGGGAGGAAAAAGAAAGGAAGCATTTAAAGAAGGAGATATAGTTTATTGTAGAGATTATAGAAACCCTAATAAAAAGCAGTTTGTAAAGGCAATGATAGATGAAGTATTAGGAAAGAGAACATATTattgtaaagttttaaatgaaaatttaatttggaaGCGTCACTTGGATCAAATTATTAGTGCTACTCaagattatgaaaatattgaagataCAGTAGATAAAAGTTATAATGTTGAACCAATTGATACTTCTGATAAGAACAGTACTGGTGGTGAGAAAATTGTAATTACTCAAACCATTTCACCACAGGGTGAACAGCCACAGAAACCTATTAGCCCTGTAAATTCTGAAACTGTTTTGCCTTTAGCTGAAGAAGGTAATTCATCTTTTAATAGTCCCACAGTTCAAACGACTAGTGAAATTAGTAGTCCAGGTTTAAGACGTTCCGTTAGAGTTCGTAAGGCACCCCAACGTCTCAACTTATAA